The following proteins come from a genomic window of Pyxidicoccus sp. MSG2:
- a CDS encoding CTP synthase: MRSKKTKFIFVTGGVVSSLGKGLASASIGALLENRGLAVTLLKLDPYINVDPGTMSPFQHGEVFVTEDGGETDMDLGHYERFTNARMSRLNNFTSGRIYNSVIMKERRGEYLGKTVQVIPHVTDEIKANIRQAAQDADVVIVEIGGTVGDIESLPFLEAIRQMRYDVGSENVVYVHLTLLPYIGAAGEVKTKPTQHSVMKLREIGIQPDFLVCRTDREVSRELKDKIAMFCNVDTRSVFTSPDVKSTYELPLELHRQGLDERLAEVLNIWSRAPHLERWENIIRKVYEPGRGQVQVAIVGKYVNLTESYKSLNEALLHGGIANDVKVNLHFVDSQDVEAQGPEKLLAGVDAILVPGGFGVRGTEGKIAAVRYAREKKVPFFGICLGLQMAVVEFSRTVLGLAQANSLEFNEHTPHPVVTLMESQVKVQDKGGTMRLGSYACALKPGSLAHKLYGEDHIQERHRHRYEVNNAYRGRLQEAGLVISGHNPELNLVEMIELADHPYFVGCQFHPEFKSKPFAPHPLFSGFIRAALEQRDANAAAGQVRA, from the coding sequence ATGCGCTCCAAGAAAACCAAGTTCATCTTCGTGACGGGCGGAGTGGTCAGCTCCCTCGGCAAGGGCCTCGCCTCGGCTTCCATTGGCGCCCTGCTGGAGAACCGCGGGCTGGCCGTCACCCTTCTCAAGCTGGACCCGTACATCAACGTGGACCCGGGCACGATGAGCCCGTTCCAGCATGGCGAGGTGTTCGTCACCGAGGATGGCGGTGAGACGGACATGGACCTCGGCCACTACGAGCGTTTCACCAACGCCCGGATGAGCCGGCTCAACAACTTCACCTCCGGCCGCATCTACAACTCCGTCATCATGAAGGAGCGGCGGGGCGAGTACCTGGGCAAGACGGTCCAGGTGATTCCGCACGTCACCGACGAAATCAAGGCCAACATCCGCCAGGCCGCGCAGGACGCGGACGTCGTCATCGTCGAAATCGGCGGCACCGTGGGCGACATCGAGTCGCTGCCCTTCCTCGAGGCCATCCGCCAGATGCGCTACGACGTGGGCAGTGAGAACGTCGTCTACGTCCACCTCACGCTCTTGCCGTACATCGGCGCGGCCGGCGAGGTGAAGACCAAGCCCACGCAGCACTCGGTGATGAAGCTGCGGGAAATCGGCATCCAGCCCGACTTCCTCGTGTGCCGCACGGACCGCGAGGTGTCGCGCGAGCTGAAGGACAAGATTGCGATGTTCTGCAACGTGGACACGCGCAGCGTGTTCACGTCTCCCGACGTGAAGAGCACCTACGAGCTGCCGCTGGAGCTGCACCGCCAGGGCCTGGACGAGCGGCTCGCGGAGGTCCTCAACATCTGGAGCCGCGCGCCCCACCTCGAGCGGTGGGAGAACATCATCCGCAAGGTGTACGAGCCCGGCCGCGGCCAGGTGCAGGTGGCCATCGTCGGCAAGTACGTGAACCTGACGGAGAGCTACAAGAGCCTCAACGAGGCGCTGCTCCACGGCGGCATCGCCAACGACGTGAAGGTGAACCTGCACTTCGTGGACAGCCAGGACGTGGAGGCGCAGGGGCCGGAGAAGCTGCTCGCTGGAGTGGACGCCATCCTCGTGCCCGGCGGCTTCGGCGTGCGCGGCACCGAGGGCAAGATTGCCGCGGTCCGCTACGCGCGTGAGAAGAAGGTGCCCTTCTTCGGCATCTGCCTCGGCCTGCAGATGGCGGTGGTGGAGTTCAGCCGCACGGTGCTGGGGCTCGCGCAGGCCAACAGCCTGGAGTTCAACGAGCACACCCCGCACCCGGTGGTGACGCTCATGGAGAGCCAGGTGAAGGTGCAGGACAAGGGCGGCACCATGCGCCTGGGCAGCTACGCATGCGCGCTGAAGCCCGGCTCGCTGGCGCACAAGCTCTACGGCGAGGACCACATCCAGGAGCGCCACCGCCACCGCTACGAGGTCAACAACGCCTACCGCGGCCGCCTCCAGGAGGCGGGGCTCGTCATCTCCGGCCACAACCCGGAGCTGAACCTGGTGGAGATGATTGAGCTGGCGGACCACCCGTACTTCGTCGGCTGCCAGTTCCACCCCGAGTTCAAGAGCAAGCCCTTCGCTCCCCATCCCCTCTTCTCCGGCTTCATCCGCGCGGCGCTCGAGCAGCGCGACGCGAATGCGGCGGCCGGCCAGGTGCGCGCATGA
- the kdsA gene encoding 3-deoxy-8-phosphooctulonate synthase yields the protein MSSSTLPIELCGYKVGPGQKLFVIAGPDSIESEDMALRHARMLKEITGRLGVPYVFKCSYDKANRTSGKSFRGPGLKEGLRILKRVRDEVGVPVLTDVHETSHVGPASEVVDIIQIPAFLCRQTDLVEAVAKTGRGVNLKKGQFVAPKDIVHSARKAFETGNPNVLVTERGSTFGYNNLVVDMRGLAQMREAGLAVCFDATHSVQLPSAGNGETAGERKFVALLARSAAAAGIDALFTEVHEDPDRALCDGPCSLNPQMFEDVVRNVLNIRRVLGHEPG from the coding sequence ATGAGCAGCAGCACGCTTCCCATTGAGCTCTGTGGCTACAAGGTCGGCCCGGGGCAGAAGCTCTTCGTCATCGCCGGCCCGGACAGCATCGAGTCCGAGGACATGGCCCTGCGCCACGCGCGCATGCTCAAGGAGATTACGGGCAGGCTGGGCGTGCCCTACGTCTTCAAGTGCTCCTACGACAAGGCCAACCGGACCAGCGGGAAGTCCTTCCGGGGCCCGGGCCTCAAGGAAGGGCTGCGAATCCTGAAGCGCGTCCGGGATGAAGTCGGTGTCCCGGTGCTCACGGACGTCCACGAAACCAGCCACGTCGGGCCTGCCTCGGAAGTTGTGGATATCATCCAGATACCGGCCTTCCTGTGCCGGCAGACAGACCTGGTGGAAGCCGTGGCGAAGACTGGAAGGGGCGTCAACCTCAAGAAGGGCCAATTCGTGGCCCCCAAGGACATCGTCCACTCGGCGCGCAAGGCGTTCGAGACGGGCAACCCCAACGTGCTCGTCACCGAGCGCGGCTCCACGTTCGGCTACAACAACCTCGTCGTGGACATGCGGGGCCTCGCGCAGATGCGCGAGGCGGGCCTCGCCGTCTGCTTCGACGCCACCCACTCCGTGCAGTTGCCCAGCGCGGGCAACGGCGAGACGGCCGGCGAGCGGAAGTTCGTGGCGCTGCTCGCCCGTTCTGCCGCAGCTGCCGGGATTGACGCGTTGTTCACGGAAGTCCATGAAGATCCGGACCGTGCCCTGTGTGACGGTCCGTGTTCCCTGAATCCACAGATGTTCGAGGACGTGGTACGAAACGTGCTGAACATCCGCCGGGTGTTGGGACACGAGCCCGGTTGA
- a CDS encoding KdsC family phosphatase produces MVTEAPSKPGKEELTSRAARVRLLVFDVDGVLTDGGLYYGAQGELMKRFDVKDGHALVMARLSGLPAAVLTARTSSIVEVRGRELGLAAVFQGRRDKGAALDELLQQLAVPPEACAYMGDDHNDLAPLSRVGLAACPADAVPEVRQEVHFVTQSPGGRGAARELVELCLKASGRWDDAVGLMRGADGRGAQRVEQTPYSR; encoded by the coding sequence ATGGTGACGGAAGCGCCTTCCAAACCTGGAAAGGAAGAGCTCACGTCTCGCGCGGCGAGGGTCCGCCTGCTCGTCTTCGACGTGGACGGGGTCCTCACCGATGGCGGCCTGTATTATGGCGCCCAGGGTGAGCTGATGAAGCGCTTCGACGTGAAGGACGGACACGCCCTGGTCATGGCCCGCCTGTCGGGCCTGCCCGCCGCCGTCCTCACCGCCCGCACCTCGAGCATCGTGGAGGTCCGCGGACGGGAGCTGGGGTTGGCGGCCGTATTCCAAGGCCGCCGCGACAAGGGTGCCGCACTGGACGAGCTGCTCCAGCAGCTCGCTGTCCCCCCTGAGGCCTGCGCCTACATGGGAGACGACCACAACGACCTGGCCCCGCTTTCACGCGTGGGGCTGGCCGCGTGTCCCGCGGATGCGGTTCCAGAGGTGCGTCAGGAGGTCCACTTCGTTACGCAGAGTCCAGGCGGCAGAGGGGCCGCTCGGGAGCTCGTGGAGCTCTGCCTCAAGGCCAGTGGCCGCTGGGACGACGCAGTGGGTCTCATGAGAGGGGCTGATGGACGCGGTGCGCAGAGAGTTGAACAAACCCCGTATTCAAGGTAG
- a CDS encoding response regulator, with translation MGSGMMQQEGSTAMTDQLYTTHDISRLLQVDPSTVSKWIDRGILMAFRTPGGHRRVRSADLRTFLITHQMPVPEELGSGTVRLLVVDDERPVLEAIKRAFKPYAAQVELQTTTSGVEALLLVSEQKPHGMIIDLNMPDIDGLEVCRRIRARKQMEGVRLITMTSLHSPEVVDQSKQAGALACMAKPLDVQEVLELFRVPLALSAKR, from the coding sequence ATGGGCAGCGGAATGATGCAGCAAGAGGGGAGTACGGCGATGACGGACCAGCTCTACACGACGCACGACATCAGTCGTTTGCTTCAGGTGGATCCGTCCACGGTGAGCAAGTGGATTGACCGCGGCATCCTGATGGCTTTCAGGACGCCGGGTGGCCATCGCCGGGTGCGCTCGGCGGACCTGCGCACGTTCCTCATCACCCATCAGATGCCGGTGCCCGAGGAGCTGGGCAGCGGGACGGTGCGGCTCTTGGTGGTGGACGACGAGCGTCCGGTGCTGGAGGCCATCAAGCGCGCGTTCAAGCCGTATGCGGCGCAGGTGGAGCTGCAGACGACGACGAGCGGCGTGGAGGCCCTGCTGCTGGTGTCCGAGCAGAAGCCGCACGGCATGATCATCGACCTCAACATGCCGGACATCGACGGCCTCGAGGTCTGCCGGCGCATCCGCGCGCGCAAGCAGATGGAGGGCGTGCGGCTCATCACCATGACGTCCCTGCACTCGCCCGAGGTGGTGGACCAGTCGAAGCAGGCCGGCGCGCTCGCGTGCATGGCCAAGCCGCTGGACGTGCAGGAGGTGCTGGAGCTGTTCCGCGTGCCGCTGGCGCTGAGCGCCAAGCGCTAG
- a CDS encoding Hsp20/alpha crystallin family protein encodes MQTRNPFNSAVVVNPLMRDFDSLFRELTQPVWRQAPRERVPAADILESEAGLTLHLDMPGLDAKAIQVKVENDVLTVQAERRAEPKAEGVTVRRQERGFGGFARSFALPDTVDASKVEAKYEQGVLTLTLPRREESKPRVIEVKVQG; translated from the coding sequence ATGCAGACCCGCAACCCGTTCAACTCCGCCGTCGTCGTCAACCCGCTGATGCGCGACTTCGACTCCCTCTTCCGCGAGCTGACGCAGCCGGTGTGGCGCCAGGCCCCGCGTGAGCGCGTGCCCGCGGCGGACATCCTCGAGTCCGAGGCCGGCCTGACGCTGCACCTCGACATGCCCGGGCTCGACGCGAAGGCCATCCAGGTGAAGGTGGAGAACGACGTCCTCACCGTGCAGGCCGAGCGCAGGGCGGAGCCGAAGGCCGAGGGCGTCACCGTGCGCCGCCAGGAGCGCGGCTTCGGCGGCTTCGCGCGCTCGTTCGCGCTGCCGGACACCGTGGACGCCTCCAAGGTGGAGGCGAAGTACGAGCAGGGCGTGCTGACGCTGACGCTGCCCCGGCGCGAGGAGTCCAAGCCCCGCGTCATCGAAGTGAAGGTCCAGGGCTGA
- a CDS encoding CPXCG motif-containing cysteine-rich protein, translating to MQPFAEAASRVCPYCGEEVEVDVDPIGAHSETYVEDCPVCCRPWNVHVSREEDSVSVHLGRDDD from the coding sequence ATGCAACCCTTCGCGGAAGCCGCCTCCCGGGTCTGTCCCTACTGTGGTGAGGAGGTGGAGGTCGACGTGGACCCCATTGGCGCCCACTCGGAGACGTACGTCGAGGACTGTCCGGTGTGCTGCCGGCCCTGGAATGTCCACGTGTCCCGCGAGGAGGACAGCGTCTCCGTCCACCTGGGGCGCGACGACGACTGA
- a CDS encoding general secretion pathway protein GspE — MAAPSRNRIGEILVKARVIDDLQLRSALATQDQWGGRLSRIVADLGLASEETIAEAICQGMGMQRVQLGNITRDAGALARVDVSLAEQKGVFPVGLKDNGKTLVLAMADPTDLATIDQVVAKSRARVVVMVASEREIEHAILRHYRGQEPVSSTRAGGFRPQKNSSEFEDQGDDDDFKVVDMSGKTVVKRIADILPPESPAAAPPPPPVAARAAEKPAPPVANSSAADILDEILAGGTPTSEWTDEDLQRLQTVQQNQEKSSKILRALLELLLEKGQLQQKELAARMRM, encoded by the coding sequence ATGGCTGCTCCTTCCCGGAATCGCATCGGAGAAATCCTCGTCAAGGCACGCGTCATCGACGACCTGCAGCTGCGCAGCGCGCTCGCCACGCAGGACCAGTGGGGCGGACGCCTGTCGCGCATCGTCGCGGACCTGGGGCTGGCCAGCGAGGAGACCATCGCCGAGGCCATCTGCCAGGGCATGGGCATGCAGCGCGTGCAGTTGGGCAACATCACCCGGGACGCGGGCGCGCTCGCGCGGGTGGACGTGAGCCTGGCGGAGCAGAAGGGCGTCTTCCCGGTGGGCCTGAAGGACAACGGCAAGACGCTGGTGCTGGCCATGGCGGACCCCACGGACCTGGCCACCATCGACCAGGTGGTGGCGAAGAGCCGCGCCCGCGTGGTCGTCATGGTGGCGAGCGAGCGGGAAATCGAGCACGCCATCCTGCGCCACTACCGGGGCCAGGAGCCGGTGTCGAGCACGCGCGCTGGCGGCTTCCGGCCCCAGAAGAACAGCAGCGAGTTCGAGGACCAGGGAGACGACGACGACTTCAAGGTCGTCGACATGAGCGGCAAGACGGTGGTGAAGCGCATCGCCGACATCCTCCCGCCGGAGTCACCCGCCGCCGCGCCCCCGCCTCCTCCCGTCGCCGCGCGCGCCGCGGAGAAGCCCGCCCCGCCCGTCGCCAACTCGAGCGCCGCGGACATCCTCGATGAAATCCTCGCGGGCGGCACGCCCACGTCCGAGTGGACGGACGAGGACCTGCAGCGGCTCCAGACGGTGCAGCAGAACCAGGAGAAGAGCTCCAAGATTCTGCGCGCCCTGCTGGAACTGCTCCTGGAGAAGGGTCAGCTCCAGCAGAAGGAGCTGGCGGCTCGGATGCGGATGTAG
- the serB gene encoding phosphoserine phosphatase SerB, translated as MTPRPSSERVLVTVTGRDAPGITSRLTGLLADSGAELLDVEQVVVQGRLTLCLLVHLPEARGVLKELLFAAHELGVALDFQVVDAPPPAPAPDTGPVRYVVTAVGRALGARELHAVAQRLAAHGANIERITRLTDTHLGSVEFHLTLPPGTAPDALKRALLALSMEAGSFDVALQRESLFRRGKRMVVMDMDSTLIRIEVIDELARAHGVGEQVSRITERAMHGEMDYDESLRQRVSLLAGLDVSVLRRIADNLPLTEGAETLIRVLRRLGYRTAVISGGFSVAAEALKARLGIDHAYSNVLEEQDGKLTGRTVGPIVNARRKAELLESLARQEGVLLDQVIAVGDGANDLLMLEKAGLGIAFRAKPKLREAADTSISAGGLDAILYLLGLTARELQEAG; from the coding sequence ATGACTCCGCGCCCGTCGTCCGAGCGAGTGCTCGTCACCGTCACCGGGAGAGACGCTCCCGGAATCACCTCCCGCCTCACCGGCCTGCTCGCCGACTCCGGCGCCGAGCTGCTCGACGTGGAGCAGGTGGTGGTGCAGGGCCGGCTCACCCTCTGCCTGCTGGTGCACCTGCCCGAGGCGCGCGGCGTCCTCAAGGAGCTGCTCTTCGCCGCGCACGAGCTGGGCGTGGCGCTGGACTTCCAGGTGGTGGACGCGCCGCCCCCGGCCCCCGCCCCGGATACGGGGCCCGTGCGCTACGTCGTCACCGCCGTGGGCCGCGCGCTGGGCGCCCGCGAGCTGCACGCGGTGGCGCAGCGGCTGGCCGCGCACGGCGCCAACATCGAGCGGATTACGCGCCTCACCGACACGCACCTGGGCTCGGTGGAGTTCCACCTCACCCTGCCTCCGGGGACGGCACCGGATGCGCTCAAGCGCGCGCTGCTCGCGCTGTCCATGGAGGCGGGCTCCTTCGACGTGGCGCTGCAGCGCGAGAGCCTCTTCCGGCGCGGCAAGCGGATGGTGGTGATGGACATGGACTCCACGCTCATCCGCATCGAGGTCATCGACGAGCTGGCGCGCGCGCACGGCGTGGGCGAGCAGGTGTCGCGCATCACCGAGCGCGCCATGCACGGGGAGATGGACTACGACGAGTCGCTGCGCCAGCGCGTGTCCCTGCTCGCGGGCCTGGACGTCTCGGTGCTGCGCCGCATCGCGGACAACCTTCCGCTCACGGAAGGGGCGGAGACGCTGATTCGCGTGCTCAGGCGCCTGGGCTACCGCACCGCCGTCATCAGCGGCGGCTTCTCCGTCGCGGCCGAGGCGCTGAAGGCGCGGCTCGGAATCGACCACGCGTACTCCAACGTGCTGGAGGAGCAGGACGGGAAGCTCACCGGCCGTACGGTGGGCCCCATCGTCAACGCACGCCGCAAGGCGGAGCTGCTGGAGTCGCTCGCAAGGCAGGAGGGCGTCCTCCTGGACCAGGTCATCGCCGTGGGCGACGGCGCCAATGACTTGCTGATGTTGGAGAAGGCCGGGCTGGGCATCGCCTTCCGCGCGAAGCCGAAGCTGCGCGAGGCGGCCGACACGTCCATCTCCGCGGGCGGCCTGGACGCCATCCTCTACCTCCTGGGGCTCACCGCGCGGGAGCTCCAGGAAGCGGGCTGA
- a CDS encoding serine/threonine-protein kinase has product MPKPAINRDTVSGEALFILRNLRENGRLGRSNKLADVKAALEPSVSLEFDNYFFFLRKFHYIAMDREAQLKLTEQGERVVGGDMQDRFTTEVGEFFADQLVPADEDEPPVAQGTADEPMLVPPPPPELLLDETEVMAPPQPPAPLAPPPPVPPAQRPSRTAMPALEVTVPQATPLPLPPPPAPAAPAPVAAPAPVARVEAPAPEPRREATIIAPAPFAPTTPAPGTSPLPSITSPLAAAPMPPPAAPAPAAAPAAAAPAASKGAELDLRYQKFDPIGTGPLGTVFKGRFTALGLDICLKELKDIFGYFSFLQRGEVLKRLKKELCAQAQVRHPGVVQVVDQNVEASRPYFVLELMHGSLKERLEAGGGNGVPVPFALRAFLQMAYGLRAAHAAGLTHHNLKPENVLFDAYGNAKLADFGLGRVVEVDATKGMPQVFVGTGGMAYMAPELMNRGAKEPGAAADVYGLGILLYEMLTGQIPGRRSPLPSEVNPEAPSGLDQLFDKATQDKREQRYPDVDAMLEDFYKAFPDREFLGRGDLVLSSDAPKE; this is encoded by the coding sequence ATGCCGAAGCCCGCCATCAACCGCGACACCGTCAGTGGCGAGGCGCTGTTCATCCTCCGCAACCTGAGGGAGAACGGCCGTCTTGGACGCTCGAACAAGCTGGCCGACGTCAAGGCCGCGCTCGAGCCGTCCGTGTCGCTGGAGTTCGACAACTACTTCTTCTTCCTGCGCAAGTTCCACTACATCGCCATGGACCGCGAGGCCCAGCTCAAGCTCACCGAGCAGGGCGAGCGCGTGGTCGGTGGGGACATGCAGGACCGCTTCACCACCGAGGTGGGCGAGTTCTTCGCGGATCAGCTCGTGCCCGCCGACGAGGACGAGCCCCCCGTGGCGCAGGGCACCGCCGACGAGCCGATGCTGGTGCCGCCTCCCCCGCCGGAGCTGCTGCTGGACGAAACGGAGGTGATGGCGCCGCCACAGCCGCCGGCTCCGCTCGCGCCACCTCCGCCCGTGCCCCCGGCCCAGCGCCCCTCGCGCACCGCCATGCCCGCGCTGGAGGTGACGGTGCCGCAGGCCACGCCGCTCCCGCTGCCTCCGCCCCCCGCGCCCGCGGCTCCCGCCCCGGTCGCCGCGCCCGCGCCCGTGGCCCGGGTGGAAGCGCCCGCCCCCGAACCGCGCAGGGAGGCGACCATCATCGCTCCCGCGCCCTTCGCGCCCACCACGCCCGCGCCCGGCACCTCGCCGCTGCCCTCCATCACCTCGCCGCTCGCCGCCGCCCCCATGCCTCCTCCCGCCGCTCCCGCCCCCGCCGCCGCGCCGGCCGCCGCTGCTCCTGCTGCCTCGAAGGGCGCGGAGCTGGACCTGCGCTACCAGAAGTTCGACCCCATCGGCACCGGGCCGCTCGGCACCGTCTTCAAGGGCCGCTTCACCGCGCTGGGGCTGGACATCTGCCTCAAGGAGCTGAAGGACATCTTCGGCTACTTCTCCTTCCTCCAGCGCGGCGAGGTGCTCAAGCGCCTGAAGAAGGAGCTGTGCGCCCAGGCCCAGGTGCGCCACCCGGGCGTGGTGCAGGTGGTGGACCAGAACGTGGAAGCGTCGCGGCCCTACTTCGTGCTGGAGCTGATGCACGGCAGCCTCAAGGAGCGACTGGAGGCGGGTGGTGGCAACGGCGTGCCGGTGCCCTTCGCGCTGCGCGCCTTCCTGCAGATGGCCTACGGCCTCAGGGCCGCGCACGCCGCCGGCCTCACGCACCACAACCTCAAGCCGGAGAACGTCCTCTTCGACGCGTACGGCAACGCGAAGCTGGCCGACTTCGGCCTCGGCCGCGTGGTGGAGGTGGACGCCACCAAGGGCATGCCCCAGGTCTTCGTGGGCACCGGCGGCATGGCCTATATGGCGCCGGAGCTGATGAACCGGGGGGCCAAGGAGCCGGGCGCCGCCGCGGACGTGTACGGACTGGGCATCCTCCTCTACGAGATGCTCACCGGGCAGATTCCGGGCCGCCGCTCGCCGCTGCCCTCCGAGGTCAACCCCGAGGCCCCCAGCGGCCTGGACCAGCTCTTCGACAAGGCCACCCAGGACAAGCGCGAGCAGCGCTACCCGGACGTGGACGCCATGCTGGAGGACTTCTACAAGGCCTTCCCGGACCGGGAGTTCCTCGGCCGCGGCGACCTCGTCCTCTCCTCGGACGCGCCGAAGGAGTAA
- a CDS encoding TIGR02266 family protein has product MSPGPENKRQHTRVPAVLRVDYTDGRQARDVTENLSHTGLFVQTEQAFTLGDPVRLALSFPGLLDPVEVTGIVAWVRPAASDHPGGVGVRVEREEDRRKLGDILSAAGADSHVSHAEHEGYRVLIVEDNPHIIEMYSYVLKKLASGELHGKVPLEVHFAPDGHHALLMLREGRFNLVMTDLYMPVMDGFALVERIREEEALRAIPIIAISAGGKEAQDRAMQLGVDIYLRKPVRFVEVLETVKQLLRIK; this is encoded by the coding sequence ATGAGCCCGGGACCAGAGAACAAGCGCCAGCACACCCGGGTCCCGGCCGTGCTGAGGGTGGACTACACGGACGGGCGCCAGGCCCGGGACGTGACGGAGAACCTGTCCCATACGGGACTCTTCGTACAGACCGAGCAGGCATTCACCCTGGGCGACCCGGTGCGGCTCGCACTTTCTTTCCCGGGACTGCTGGATCCGGTAGAAGTCACCGGAATCGTGGCCTGGGTCAGGCCGGCGGCCTCCGATCATCCCGGGGGCGTTGGCGTCCGCGTGGAGCGCGAAGAGGACCGGCGGAAACTGGGTGACATCTTGAGTGCGGCAGGAGCAGACAGCCACGTGTCCCACGCCGAGCACGAGGGGTACCGTGTGCTCATCGTCGAGGACAACCCGCACATCATCGAGATGTACAGCTACGTCCTGAAGAAGCTGGCCAGCGGGGAGCTGCACGGCAAGGTGCCCCTGGAGGTCCACTTCGCACCGGACGGGCACCATGCGTTGCTGATGCTGCGCGAGGGCCGCTTCAACCTGGTGATGACGGACCTGTACATGCCGGTGATGGACGGCTTCGCGCTCGTGGAGCGCATCCGCGAGGAGGAGGCCCTGCGGGCCATCCCCATCATCGCCATCTCCGCTGGCGGCAAAGAGGCGCAGGATCGCGCCATGCAACTGGGCGTGGACATCTACCTGCGCAAGCCGGTGCGCTTCGTGGAAGTGCTGGAGACGGTGAAGCAGCTGCTGCGCATCAAGTAG
- the nuoE gene encoding complex I 24 kDa subunit family protein yields the protein MAEPLFTPEEQKKFDAGIAEIISHYPPDRKSAGMLPALRLLQELKGWLPPEGLRLVAKKLDVTPERAMEVASFYVMYHLKKPGKYVIDVCTNLSCSLWGAEKMLAYLEEKLGLKAGEANEKFTLRETECLASCGTAPCLQINEDHHESLTKAKLDAILARLS from the coding sequence ATGGCGGAGCCCCTGTTCACCCCTGAAGAGCAGAAGAAGTTCGACGCGGGAATCGCGGAGATCATCTCCCACTACCCCCCGGATCGCAAAAGCGCGGGCATGCTCCCGGCGCTGCGGCTGCTCCAGGAGCTCAAGGGTTGGCTCCCTCCGGAAGGCCTGCGGCTGGTGGCGAAGAAGCTGGACGTCACCCCGGAGCGCGCCATGGAAGTGGCGAGCTTCTACGTGATGTACCACCTCAAGAAGCCCGGCAAGTACGTCATCGACGTCTGCACCAACCTCTCCTGCTCGCTGTGGGGCGCGGAGAAGATGCTCGCCTACCTGGAGGAGAAGCTCGGCCTCAAGGCGGGTGAAGCCAACGAGAAGTTCACCTTGCGGGAGACCGAGTGCCTCGCCTCGTGCGGCACCGCGCCCTGCCTGCAAATCAACGAGGATCATCACGAGAGCCTCACCAAGGCGAAGCTGGACGCCATCCTCGCCAGGCTGAGCTGA